In Janibacter cremeus, a genomic segment contains:
- the murC gene encoding UDP-N-acetylmuramate--L-alanine ligase has translation MAETLPPVPRNPRFDYLATRLALTDLGVVHVLAAGGAGMSAIVRLLLDAGVEVRGSDAKDSPLLERLRRLGARIHVGHDPAHLEGADTVVVSSAIRESNPELTAARERGLRVIHRSQALAAAMGGQERVAVAGANGKTTTSSMLTVALLEAGENPSFALGGELSTQGVNAALGDGAAFIAEADESDGSFIAYGPHVAVVTNVQPDHLDFYGDLATVEAAYLEFAATIEPDGLLIACADDEGSTRLARRAAGAGRHVLTYGFTEGADLRLADPVLEGTNSRATLSTLSTHGPDRELAIAVPGRHNLLNAAAAYAAAVDGLGLDAEAVLAGLAAYGGTRRRFETKGVARGVTVVDDYAHNPGKVEAVVRTAREIAGEARLVVVFQPHLYSRTRDFADLFAQGLAPADEVLLLDVFGAREEPLAGVTSHLIADPLAASGTAASVVTEQEALERIAATTTQGDLVLTVGAGDITALGPQILHALGR, from the coding sequence GTGGCTGAGACGCTCCCGCCCGTGCCGCGCAACCCGCGCTTCGACTACCTGGCCACCCGGCTCGCGCTGACCGATCTCGGCGTCGTCCACGTCCTCGCCGCGGGCGGGGCCGGGATGTCCGCGATCGTGCGGTTGCTCCTCGATGCCGGGGTGGAGGTGCGCGGTAGCGACGCGAAGGACTCCCCGCTGCTCGAGCGACTCCGCCGGCTCGGTGCCCGCATCCACGTGGGGCACGACCCGGCCCACCTCGAGGGCGCCGACACGGTCGTCGTCTCCTCCGCGATCCGCGAGTCCAACCCCGAGCTCACCGCGGCCCGGGAGCGTGGCCTGCGCGTGATCCACCGCAGCCAGGCCCTCGCCGCCGCCATGGGTGGCCAGGAGCGGGTGGCCGTCGCCGGCGCCAACGGCAAGACGACGACGTCCTCGATGCTCACCGTCGCCCTGCTCGAGGCGGGCGAGAACCCCTCCTTCGCCCTCGGTGGGGAGCTGTCGACGCAGGGCGTCAACGCCGCCCTCGGCGACGGCGCCGCCTTCATCGCGGAGGCCGACGAGTCGGACGGCTCCTTCATCGCCTACGGCCCGCACGTGGCAGTCGTGACCAACGTCCAGCCGGACCACCTCGACTTCTATGGCGACCTCGCCACGGTGGAGGCCGCGTACCTCGAGTTCGCCGCGACGATCGAGCCCGACGGTCTGCTCATCGCCTGTGCCGATGACGAAGGGTCCACCCGGCTGGCCCGCCGGGCGGCCGGGGCGGGCCGGCACGTGCTCACCTACGGCTTCACCGAGGGCGCCGATCTGCGCCTGGCCGACCCGGTGCTCGAGGGGACCAACTCCAGAGCAACCCTGTCCACGCTGTCCACCCACGGGCCGGACCGGGAGCTGGCCATCGCGGTCCCCGGACGACACAACCTGCTGAACGCGGCAGCCGCCTACGCCGCCGCGGTGGACGGGCTGGGTCTCGACGCCGAGGCGGTTCTCGCCGGCCTCGCGGCCTACGGCGGGACCCGACGACGCTTCGAGACGAAGGGGGTGGCCCGCGGGGTCACCGTCGTCGACGACTACGCGCACAACCCCGGCAAGGTCGAAGCCGTCGTGCGCACCGCCCGTGAGATCGCGGGGGAGGCGCGCCTCGTCGTCGTCTTCCAGCCGCACCTGTACTCGCGCACCCGCGACTTCGCCGACCTCTTCGCCCAGGGGCTCGCCCCGGCGGACGAGGTGCTGCTGCTCGACGTCTTCGGTGCCCGGGAGGAGCCCTTGGCGGGTGTGACCTCGCACCTGATCGCCGACCCGCTCGCTGCATCCGGGACCGCGGCCTCGGTCGTCACCGAGCAGGAGGCCCTGGAGCGCATCGCCGCCACGACCACGCAGGGCGACCTCGTTCTCACGGTCGGCGCGGGGGACATCACCGCGCTCGGCCCGCAGATCCTGCACGCCCTCGGACGTTGA
- the murG gene encoding undecaprenyldiphospho-muramoylpentapeptide beta-N-acetylglucosaminyltransferase: MTGSRPTRILLAGGGTAGHVSPLLALADCLRRRDPAVDVVALGTVEGLESRLVPERGYQFRTVPKVPLPRRPTGDLVRLPVNLRRAVAAAQQAIEEMDAQVVVGFGGYVSTPAYLAARRLGVPIVIHEQNARAGIANKVGARFTDHVAMTFPRTKLPGGRVIGMPLRPEIIALDRYRARAGARTHFGLREDLPVLLVTGGSLGAKRLNDAFAASVATLRDAGVQVLHATGAGKDFEAVGGEPSVPYVVLPYVDRMDLAYAAADAVVCRAGANTVCELTAVGLPGVYVPLPIGNGEQRLNAADVVEAGGGLLVEDADVDPGWVATEMVPMLRDAQRLDAMAEAAASVGHRHADETLADLVTTAWVEGGSRG, from the coding sequence ATGACTGGCTCGCGCCCCACACGCATCCTCCTGGCGGGGGGTGGCACCGCGGGGCACGTCTCGCCGCTGCTCGCGCTCGCCGACTGCCTGCGGCGTCGTGACCCCGCCGTCGACGTCGTCGCCCTCGGGACGGTCGAGGGGTTGGAGTCGCGCCTCGTGCCCGAGCGCGGCTACCAGTTCCGCACCGTCCCCAAGGTGCCGCTGCCGCGCCGGCCCACGGGTGACCTCGTCCGGCTGCCCGTCAACCTGCGCCGGGCGGTCGCCGCCGCCCAGCAGGCGATCGAGGAGATGGACGCCCAGGTCGTCGTCGGTTTCGGTGGGTACGTCTCCACGCCCGCCTACCTCGCCGCCCGCCGTCTGGGGGTGCCGATCGTCATCCACGAGCAGAACGCCCGCGCCGGCATCGCCAACAAGGTGGGCGCACGATTCACCGACCACGTCGCGATGACCTTCCCGCGGACCAAGCTGCCCGGCGGACGGGTCATCGGCATGCCCTTGCGCCCCGAGATCATCGCGCTCGACCGGTACCGCGCCCGCGCCGGCGCACGCACGCACTTCGGTCTGCGCGAGGACCTCCCGGTCCTGCTGGTCACCGGTGGCTCCCTGGGGGCCAAGCGGCTCAACGACGCCTTCGCCGCGAGCGTGGCGACGCTGCGTGACGCCGGGGTGCAGGTGCTGCACGCCACCGGCGCCGGCAAGGACTTCGAGGCCGTGGGCGGGGAGCCGTCCGTGCCCTACGTCGTCCTGCCCTACGTCGACCGGATGGACCTGGCCTACGCGGCCGCGGACGCCGTCGTCTGCCGTGCCGGCGCCAACACCGTCTGCGAGCTCACGGCCGTCGGCCTGCCGGGCGTCTACGTCCCGCTGCCCATCGGCAACGGCGAGCAGCGGCTCAACGCCGCCGACGTCGTCGAGGCGGGGGGAGGGCTGCTCGTCGAGGACGCCGACGTCGACCCGGGCTGGGTCGCCACCGAGATGGTGCCGATGCTGCGTGACGCGCAGCGGCTGGACGCGATGGCCGAGGCCGCGGCGTCCGTCGGCCACCGTCATGCGGACGAGACGCTGGCCGACCTCGTCACCACCGCCTGGGTGGAGGGCGGCAGCCGTGGCTGA
- the ftsW gene encoding putative lipid II flippase FtsW, whose product MSSNAATGRGRSATRRGRRDGNLLDQWLARFESPTTTYYLLLGIVGLLVGIGLVMVLSASMIVSLKESDSSFTIFLKQFVFAVLGAIVLWWAARRSVAFWKWLALPALLVSIVLLALVFSPLGFGFQGNRNWIGVGPFTLQPSEIAKLGLVLSGALILERKRELIGSIKHALVPFVVPIAFVLLTLVMLGHDLGTAMVIAIIVVGMLFAAGVHLRWFVVGAGLFAVLGVLAAGLGNSRMQRIQIWLDPQACAPGSELFYDICRQPMHGRFALADGGWLGVGLGASREKWGWLSEPYNDFIFAIIGEELGLLGTLAILGLFAAFALTGMRLVSRTDDLFVRIVTAGICTWVLVQATINIGAVIGMLPVIGVPLPFVSSGGSSLVTTMLAVGVLLSFARDEPGCSEMIAAKPSGLRALRARLPIRRTSTR is encoded by the coding sequence GTGAGCAGCAACGCAGCGACCGGACGTGGTCGATCTGCGACGCGCCGCGGTCGCCGGGACGGCAACCTGCTCGATCAGTGGCTGGCCCGCTTCGAGTCGCCGACGACGACCTACTACCTGCTGCTGGGCATCGTCGGGCTGCTCGTGGGCATCGGGCTGGTCATGGTGCTCTCCGCCTCGATGATCGTCTCGCTGAAGGAGAGCGACTCCTCCTTCACGATCTTCCTCAAGCAGTTCGTCTTCGCCGTCCTCGGCGCCATCGTGCTGTGGTGGGCCGCGCGACGCAGCGTGGCCTTCTGGAAGTGGTTGGCCCTGCCGGCCCTGCTGGTCTCGATCGTGCTGCTCGCCCTGGTCTTCTCGCCCCTGGGCTTCGGCTTCCAGGGCAACCGCAACTGGATCGGCGTGGGACCCTTCACCCTCCAGCCCAGCGAGATCGCCAAGCTCGGGTTGGTGCTCTCCGGCGCCCTGATCCTGGAGCGCAAGCGCGAGCTGATCGGCTCGATCAAGCACGCGCTGGTCCCCTTCGTCGTCCCGATCGCGTTCGTCCTGCTCACGCTCGTGATGCTGGGGCACGACCTCGGGACCGCGATGGTCATCGCCATCATCGTCGTGGGCATGCTCTTCGCCGCCGGTGTGCACCTGCGGTGGTTCGTCGTCGGCGCCGGCCTCTTCGCCGTCCTGGGCGTCCTCGCCGCCGGCCTGGGCAACAGCCGCATGCAGCGCATCCAGATCTGGCTCGACCCGCAGGCCTGCGCCCCGGGCAGCGAGCTCTTCTACGACATCTGCCGCCAGCCGATGCACGGGCGCTTCGCCCTGGCCGACGGCGGCTGGCTCGGCGTCGGCCTGGGGGCCAGCCGGGAGAAGTGGGGCTGGTTGTCCGAGCCCTACAACGACTTCATCTTCGCGATCATCGGTGAGGAGCTGGGGCTGCTGGGCACCCTGGCCATCCTCGGACTGTTCGCTGCCTTCGCCCTGACCGGGATGCGCCTGGTCTCACGCACCGATGACCTCTTCGTGCGGATCGTCACCGCCGGCATCTGCACGTGGGTGCTCGTCCAGGCGACGATCAACATCGGTGCCGTGATCGGCATGCTCCCCGTCATCGGTGTCCCGCTGCCCTTCGTCTCCTCGGGCGGGTCCTCGCTGGTGACCACGATGCTCGCCGTCGGCGTACTCCTCAGCTTCGCGCGCGACGAGCCGGGCTGCTCTGAGATGATCGCTGCCAAGCCGTCCGGGCTGCGTGCGTTGCGCGCCCGACTACCGATCAGGAGGACCTCCACCCGATGA
- the murD gene encoding UDP-N-acetylmuramoyl-L-alanine--D-glutamate ligase produces MTGASAGTARSARLADLTHRDADWSGLRVVVAGLGVSGFAAADSLLEHGARVRVVDAVAPEPGSDSMLAQRAQVLDVLGAQLLLGDGAPEALPGPAEEIDLVVTSPGWPPHQPLLAAAAEAGIPIWGDVELAWRMRPSQGGAPWLLVTGTNGKTTTVQMLTAMLQAAGLRAASGGNVGTPVIELVQDPQPFDAIAVELSSFQLHWTHSLRPLAAACLNIAPDHIDWHGSLAAYSADKGKVFSGAEAACVYNVEDPATRRLVEEADVVEGCRAIGFTLGTPQPSMLGVVEEVLADRAFVEDRQQSAAELATLADVQGEAPTLAPHLVANALAAAALARACGVPPIAVREGLRAWQPEPHRIAHVASCDGVQWVDDSKATNPHAARASLLAHEHVVWVAGGLLKGADVEELVAAAAPRLRAAVLLGRDREQIARALARHAPEVPVIDVATTDTEAMDLVVRHAGALARPGDVVLLAPAAASMDMFDNYGARGDAFAAAVDRYVQEG; encoded by the coding sequence GTGACCGGGGCGTCCGCCGGGACCGCCCGCAGCGCTCGACTGGCCGACCTGACCCATCGCGATGCCGATTGGTCCGGGCTGCGCGTCGTCGTCGCCGGGTTGGGGGTCTCCGGCTTCGCCGCCGCCGACTCCTTGCTCGAGCACGGCGCCCGCGTGCGCGTCGTCGACGCGGTGGCGCCCGAGCCCGGGTCCGACTCCATGCTGGCCCAGCGCGCGCAGGTCCTCGACGTGCTGGGGGCGCAGCTGCTGCTCGGGGACGGCGCGCCCGAGGCACTGCCGGGTCCCGCCGAGGAGATCGACCTCGTCGTCACCTCCCCGGGGTGGCCCCCGCACCAGCCGCTGCTGGCGGCCGCCGCGGAGGCCGGCATCCCCATCTGGGGCGACGTCGAGCTCGCCTGGCGGATGCGACCGAGCCAGGGCGGCGCGCCCTGGCTGCTCGTGACCGGCACCAACGGCAAGACGACTACCGTGCAGATGCTCACCGCGATGCTGCAGGCAGCCGGACTGCGTGCGGCCAGCGGTGGCAACGTCGGCACGCCCGTCATCGAGCTGGTGCAGGACCCGCAGCCCTTCGACGCCATCGCGGTGGAGCTGTCGAGCTTCCAGCTGCACTGGACCCACTCCCTTCGCCCCCTGGCCGCCGCCTGCCTGAACATCGCGCCCGACCACATCGACTGGCACGGCTCGTTGGCGGCCTACTCCGCCGACAAGGGCAAGGTCTTCTCGGGCGCCGAGGCCGCCTGCGTCTACAACGTCGAGGACCCGGCCACCCGCCGCCTGGTCGAGGAGGCCGACGTCGTCGAGGGCTGCCGGGCGATCGGCTTCACCCTGGGCACGCCGCAGCCGTCCATGCTCGGGGTGGTCGAGGAGGTCCTCGCCGACCGGGCCTTCGTCGAGGACCGGCAGCAGTCCGCTGCCGAGCTCGCCACCCTGGCCGATGTGCAGGGCGAGGCGCCCACGCTCGCCCCCCACCTCGTCGCCAACGCGCTTGCGGCTGCCGCCCTGGCGCGTGCCTGCGGGGTGCCACCGATCGCCGTGCGCGAGGGACTGCGCGCCTGGCAGCCCGAGCCCCACCGGATCGCCCACGTCGCCAGCTGTGACGGCGTCCAGTGGGTCGATGACTCCAAGGCGACGAACCCGCACGCCGCCCGGGCCAGCCTGCTCGCGCACGAGCACGTCGTCTGGGTCGCCGGGGGACTGCTCAAGGGCGCCGACGTGGAGGAGCTGGTGGCGGCAGCCGCCCCCCGGCTGCGCGCAGCCGTGCTCCTCGGACGGGACCGGGAGCAGATCGCCCGGGCGCTTGCCCGACACGCGCCCGAGGTCCCGGTGATCGACGTCGCCACGACGGACACTGAAGCCATGGACCTCGTCGTCCGGCACGCGGGTGCTCTCGCCCGGCCGGGTGACGTCGTGCTGCTGGCCCCGGCAGCGGCATCGATGGACATGTTCGACAACTACGGGGCCCGCGGCGATGCCTTCGCCGCAGCGGTGGATCGGTACGTGCAGGAGGGGTGA
- the mraY gene encoding phospho-N-acetylmuramoyl-pentapeptide-transferase produces MKAVLIASVVSLVVALLGTPMFIKYLVKQGYGQFIRDDGPDSHHTKRGTPTMGGAVIILSTVAAYVIAHLVLWSPPTASGILVLFLMVGLGAVGFADDYIKISKQRSLGLKSGEKLVGQGLVGVTFAVLALQFPNEGLRTPASTHVSFVRDLPLDLYFAGPVIGMLLFIIWSNLMIAGTSNGVNLTDGLDGLATGSSVMVFAAYVVISIWQFNQNCQINPGSKCYDVRDPLDLAVVAAAGTGACFGFLWWNASPAKIFMGDTGSLALGGALAGLAILSQTQLLIVLLGGLFVTITLSVIIQVASFKSTGKRVFRMAPLQHHFELLGWQEVTIVIRFWIIAGLFVGLGLAVFYAEWVVGAPS; encoded by the coding sequence ATGAAGGCGGTGCTCATCGCGTCCGTCGTGTCCCTCGTCGTGGCCCTGCTGGGTACGCCGATGTTCATCAAGTACCTGGTCAAGCAGGGGTACGGACAGTTCATCCGCGACGACGGACCCGACTCGCACCACACCAAGCGTGGTACCCCGACGATGGGCGGTGCGGTCATCATCCTCTCGACCGTCGCTGCCTACGTCATCGCGCACCTGGTGCTGTGGTCGCCCCCCACCGCGAGCGGCATCCTCGTGCTCTTCCTCATGGTCGGCCTGGGTGCCGTCGGTTTCGCCGACGACTACATCAAGATCAGCAAGCAGCGCAGCCTCGGCCTGAAGTCGGGGGAGAAGCTCGTCGGGCAGGGCCTCGTCGGCGTGACCTTCGCGGTCCTGGCCCTGCAGTTCCCCAACGAGGGACTGCGCACGCCGGCCTCGACGCACGTCTCCTTCGTCCGCGACCTGCCGCTCGACCTGTACTTCGCCGGACCGGTCATCGGCATGCTGCTGTTCATCATCTGGTCCAACCTGATGATCGCGGGTACCTCCAACGGCGTGAACCTGACCGACGGCCTCGACGGCCTCGCGACCGGGTCCTCGGTGATGGTCTTCGCCGCCTACGTCGTGATCTCGATCTGGCAGTTCAACCAGAACTGCCAGATCAACCCCGGCAGCAAGTGCTACGACGTGCGCGACCCGCTCGATCTCGCGGTCGTCGCTGCAGCCGGCACCGGGGCGTGCTTCGGCTTCCTGTGGTGGAATGCCTCGCCGGCGAAGATCTTCATGGGGGACACCGGTTCGCTCGCGCTCGGTGGCGCCCTGGCCGGCCTGGCGATCCTGTCGCAGACCCAGCTGCTCATCGTCCTGCTCGGCGGCCTCTTCGTCACCATCACCCTCTCGGTGATCATCCAGGTCGCCTCCTTCAAGTCCACCGGCAAACGGGTCTTCCGGATGGCGCCGTTGCAGCACCACTTCGAGCTGCTGGGGTGGCAGGAGGTCACGATCGTCATCCGCTTCTGGATCATCGCCGGGCTCTTCGTCGGCCTCGGTCTGGCCGTCTTCTATGCCGAGTGGGTCGTGGGGGCCCCCTCGTGA
- a CDS encoding UDP-N-acetylmuramoyl-tripeptide--D-alanyl-D-alanine ligase — protein MIATTLGAVADITGGRLHGCSASEADTITVDGPVVTDSREAARGSLYIARVGESADGHQFVPAAAKGGAVAAITTRRVDGLPAVVVEDEQAAFVALARHLVDSRPDLTVIGITGSSGKTSTKDLLGSVLDVDGETVAPLGSYNSEVGVPLTVCRITPATSHLVVEMGARGIGHIEYLTHIAPPRIGIVLNVGHAHVGEFGSLEAVGRAKSELPAALPRDGVAVLNADDPVVAGMAARTRAHVVLVGECEGATVRATDVTLDEAGRATFTVTAPFGTAQVTLGLVGRHHVGNALAVIAAAHAAGMDLDPIVTALAAARPLSRWRMEVTRRRDGVTIVNDAYNANPDSMSAALRSVAGMATQGRRWAVLGAMLELGDDAPVLHAQVGTEVAQLGFDELLVVGRDAQPLADGARGVAGEGPRVRTVPDADAAEDLLDEELSRDDVVLFKSSRDAGLRWLGDRIVQREARA, from the coding sequence ATGATCGCCACGACCTTGGGCGCCGTCGCCGACATCACCGGCGGGCGCCTGCACGGATGCAGCGCGAGCGAGGCCGACACGATCACCGTCGACGGCCCCGTCGTCACCGACTCCCGCGAGGCGGCCCGCGGCAGCCTCTACATCGCCCGTGTGGGGGAGAGCGCCGACGGCCACCAGTTCGTCCCTGCCGCGGCGAAGGGTGGCGCGGTCGCCGCCATCACCACCCGCCGGGTCGACGGCCTGCCGGCCGTCGTCGTCGAGGACGAGCAGGCAGCCTTCGTCGCCCTGGCGCGACACCTCGTCGACTCCCGCCCGGACCTGACCGTCATCGGGATCACCGGTTCCTCGGGCAAGACGAGCACCAAGGACCTGCTCGGCTCGGTCCTCGACGTCGACGGCGAGACGGTCGCCCCGCTCGGCTCCTACAACTCCGAGGTCGGGGTGCCGCTGACCGTCTGCCGGATCACCCCGGCGACCAGTCACCTCGTCGTCGAGATGGGGGCCCGCGGCATCGGGCACATCGAGTACCTCACCCACATCGCCCCGCCGCGCATCGGGATCGTGCTCAACGTCGGCCACGCCCACGTGGGTGAGTTCGGGTCGCTGGAGGCCGTCGGCCGCGCGAAGAGCGAGCTTCCCGCCGCGCTGCCCCGGGACGGGGTGGCCGTCCTCAACGCCGACGACCCGGTCGTCGCCGGCATGGCCGCCCGCACCCGGGCCCACGTCGTCCTCGTCGGCGAGTGCGAAGGGGCCACCGTGCGCGCCACGGACGTGACCCTCGACGAGGCCGGCCGCGCCACGTTCACCGTCACCGCCCCCTTCGGCACCGCGCAGGTGACCCTGGGCCTCGTCGGCCGCCACCACGTCGGCAACGCCCTGGCCGTCATCGCCGCCGCCCACGCCGCCGGGATGGACCTCGACCCGATCGTCACCGCGCTGGCCGCGGCGCGGCCGTTGAGCCGCTGGCGGATGGAGGTCACCCGTCGCCGGGACGGCGTGACCATCGTCAACGACGCCTACAACGCCAACCCCGACTCGATGTCGGCCGCCCTGCGCTCGGTGGCCGGGATGGCCACGCAGGGCCGTCGCTGGGCCGTTCTCGGGGCGATGCTCGAGCTCGGTGACGACGCGCCGGTCCTGCACGCGCAGGTCGGGACGGAGGTCGCGCAGCTGGGCTTCGACGAGCTGCTCGTCGTCGGCCGGGACGCGCAGCCACTGGCCGACGGTGCCCGTGGGGTCGCAGGTGAGGGCCCGCGCGTGCGGACCGTTCCCGATGCCGACGCCGCCGAGGACCTGCTGGACGAAGAACTCTCGAGGGATGACGTCGTGTTGTTCAAGTCCAGCCGAGACGCCGGGCTACGGTGGCTCGGAGATCGAATCGTCCAGAGGGAGGCCCGCGCATGA
- a CDS encoding UDP-N-acetylmuramoyl-L-alanyl-D-glutamate--2,6-diaminopimelate ligase, whose product MPFPRPERVQPLTLAAVAEVLGSDAARLVDPSTEAVAVTGVSLDTATVRPGDLWAALPGARVHGADFVVAAAEAGAAAVLTDADGVSRIAAKGVDLPVIEVAGPRSRLGEVSAAIYDSAAVMPTMFGITGTNGKTTIAYLMVSALEALGHTTGLIGTIETRVGDQRIKSVRTTPETTDLHALLSVMGERGVDDCVMEVSSHALTLHRVDEVVYDVALFSNLSQDHLDFHLTMEDYFRAKASLFTPQRSRQGVVCVDDEWGLRLAQEASVPVTTVTSRLDVEADWVIGGDPRENDLTLTGTDRTLHLRSALPGDFNRVNTAMAAVALMLSGVAPDAAAEAILTRPDVPGRMELVLPSDVTRADADDLPTALVDFAHTPDAVGAVLSALRLQTNGQLVVVLGAGGSRDPGKRAGMGAAAAAHADVVIVTDDNPRDEDPRVIRAAVADGVWPRSRARLENVAGRTAAIEMAVEFACEAGPGATVAVLGKGHEQGQEVRGEVRDHDDRVVLRAALDHRSVTG is encoded by the coding sequence GTGCCATTTCCACGTCCTGAGCGGGTGCAGCCGCTGACGCTGGCCGCGGTGGCCGAGGTCCTGGGATCCGACGCGGCCCGCCTCGTCGACCCCTCGACCGAGGCGGTCGCGGTGACCGGTGTCTCCCTCGACACGGCCACCGTGCGTCCCGGCGACCTGTGGGCCGCGCTGCCCGGCGCCCGCGTCCACGGTGCCGACTTCGTGGTGGCGGCCGCCGAGGCGGGGGCGGCTGCCGTCCTCACCGACGCGGACGGCGTCTCCCGGATCGCGGCGAAGGGGGTCGACCTGCCCGTCATCGAGGTGGCCGGTCCGCGCTCGCGTCTGGGCGAGGTCTCCGCGGCGATCTACGACAGCGCGGCGGTGATGCCCACGATGTTCGGCATCACCGGCACCAACGGCAAGACGACGATCGCCTACCTGATGGTCTCGGCGCTCGAGGCACTCGGCCACACCACGGGTCTGATCGGCACCATCGAGACCCGCGTGGGCGACCAGCGGATCAAGTCGGTGCGCACGACCCCGGAGACGACGGACCTGCACGCCCTGCTGTCGGTCATGGGGGAGCGGGGCGTCGACGACTGCGTCATGGAGGTCTCCAGCCATGCGCTGACGCTCCACCGCGTCGACGAGGTCGTCTACGACGTCGCCCTCTTCTCCAACCTCAGCCAGGACCACCTGGACTTCCACCTGACGATGGAGGACTACTTCCGGGCCAAGGCGAGCCTCTTCACGCCGCAACGCTCCCGGCAGGGCGTGGTGTGCGTCGACGACGAGTGGGGCCTGCGCCTGGCGCAGGAGGCCAGCGTCCCCGTCACCACGGTGACCTCCCGTCTGGATGTCGAGGCCGACTGGGTGATCGGCGGCGATCCGCGCGAGAACGACCTGACCCTGACCGGCACCGACCGGACGCTCCACCTGCGCTCGGCACTGCCCGGCGACTTCAACCGCGTCAACACCGCGATGGCGGCCGTCGCGCTCATGCTCTCCGGCGTCGCACCCGACGCCGCCGCCGAGGCGATCCTCACCCGCCCGGACGTCCCCGGGCGGATGGAGCTGGTGCTCCCCAGTGACGTCACGCGCGCCGACGCGGACGATCTGCCGACCGCCCTGGTGGACTTCGCGCACACCCCCGACGCCGTCGGTGCGGTGCTGTCGGCGCTGCGCCTGCAGACCAACGGCCAGCTCGTCGTCGTCCTCGGCGCCGGTGGCAGCCGTGACCCGGGCAAGCGCGCGGGGATGGGCGCCGCTGCGGCCGCGCACGCCGACGTCGTCATCGTCACCGACGACAACCCCCGCGACGAGGACCCACGGGTCATCCGCGCGGCCGTCGCCGACGGTGTCTGGCCACGCTCCCGTGCCCGGTTGGAGAACGTCGCCGGGCGCACCGCGGCGATCGAGATGGCCGTCGAGTTCGCCTGCGAGGCCGGACCCGGCGCCACCGTCGCCGTCCTGGGCAAGGGCCACGAGCAGGGTCAGGAGGTCCGCGGCGAGGTTCGCGACCACGACGACCGGGTGGTCCTGCGGGCCGCCCTCGACCACCGGAGCGTCACGGGATGA